Genomic window (Capsicum annuum cultivar UCD-10X-F1 chromosome 10, UCD10Xv1.1, whole genome shotgun sequence):
gtatgtatacactatgatagccaagcgacaataggtagggcagagagcatgatgtataacggtaaatcttgtcatataagacgaagacataataccgtttgagaacttctctctagtggaattgtCACTGTAGACTATTTAAAGTCAAatgataatgtgtcggatccacttacaaaaggccaaTCCAGAtaaggagtagaaaggacatctaagggaatgagtttaaggcctaaaacaagtcagcatggcggtaactctacctagcagaatggagatcccaagagctaggttcaagaagatcaaacaaagttgtgtctaacaggttcaacattgtcaattacccaacccattctcatgatgtacacaatgtatagtaaactaggataaaacttaaggtgaaaagtcttttaatgattatgtaaatttggcaaatttgaccaaatagtttaatctacaggattgaacatatagaaatcacctatacaagggcgaagtggaagccgcttcaaagagaatgttagtaaaggcctattctctaagatctcatgaaatcgggacgtgttcatagatgaaaagaacaaaatcgtaagaaccctaaatggtaaaaggttgattgtgtgacatgtgttgtctaggtgtacattaaagctcgacgattcaaagatatcaaatctaccaattgaccgagtgcatctgatgcatgttcactacgaaaaattaaaaggaaaacccacttatacagatgcaatcagtctttgcttgatgatcacatatttgtccgtaaaagttttacgaaaaaatagccattccccatttatgtgggggattgttgagtTCATgaatgaagtgtgaatggaaaaaaaagggagagaaaaatggtggaaaaaaggAGATACGAATTTAGAAGGTATACTCCCAAATTGAAAATTCCACTAAtgctcccacattggtgggagaagggaactttatagtgtttatattaatgaacacttactccacatgataagtgaggcaagaaaatagagatgcctcACGCCATCGTCGtcatcgctcgctcggctcggcttcagatttggatttggatttggatttggcaaatgatcgatcgatgagatctgtctttttggataaattttatttgatgatccGAATTTACCAAGCGGTAAAACGCAACAATGTGTTTTGATTCTCTATTTATACACACATGCAGTTTTTTGAAACAGTGTAGTGCTGAAATTGAATTGATGCATTGTTTCTGCAAACAGATGCACTGTTCCGATGAACAGATGCACTGTTCCAGTGAACAGATGCACCGTTCCAGTGAACAGATGCACTGTTTCAGCAAACTGATGCAATATTTCGATGACATGACACAATGTTTCACACGAACTGGTATGTACTGTTTCAACAAAATGATGCACTGTTTTAAGTAaatagacatgcattttcagaaaaGTCACACACCTTTAAATTGAACCAATGTCACCTTTCTGAAGAGGCATCTTGTGCCTATATAAACCTGatttcttccacaggttttgatatagaaattttcagattacaaaactcttcttgtcttcaaaatactctttgtgatcaatcaaactgttgagtgcgttCAAAGAATCcgacaatttgaggtaccactattgtcGAATTGAATgacattttatcctggaaggaaaaattccacaacctcgggtaaagtgaggggaattatttccttaaggaaactccgtgaattcggacgacttggccttattcatttctgtttcatctatttttctgaaaaataaaatacacctcttggaaaggtcattttgatcttgtgttgagggtatttgatatacttcattgtgttcttgtttattaacttgaactagttgaagttgttgttctgctaTATAGATTTTGTATACCCGAATATATTGTGGAAATAACACAACcttattataaatttcaaaatatatttaatttgcatgaagcttattttttttttcttttttaaattaggGGTAGAGGAAGGTGAAATAGGGAGGGGTTACAATACGGGGTGTAGAACCCCCACAAACAAGGTGAAAGTTTAGATAATCAACAAACTAAGCTACTACAATTTTCCAAGTTTATAAGCTATtcactaaaaatactaaaaaaaaaaaaaagatggtcaATTTAGCCTAAGTTGCtcaaaatctttaaaaatattgTCATACTCATATCAGATCCTCTAATAATACTAGCACAATTATTGAGAATCCGACAGCATCTTTGATGAGTCCGAACAATAAACATAATTCAACATTGCTATAACCATACAACATAGTAATATATATGTACCTGAAAATGCAAGGTATGAAAAATCTCGTCTCCAAAAGATTTAAAGGATGATGCATTTAGCAAAATTAGCCCATCTTCTTCTAAACTTTCCAATACTTTTGAAATTGGAAAATCATTTTCTTGAGTTGTTGAAATTTGTACCAAAATTTGTCCATTACAAAGTGGACTTGCtgaaattgatgttgttgaagttgaattTCCATTCATAATTAATTTTTGCTCATAATTATGATTAATTTGGACTAATGAATTTGATTTCTTTGATATGGTTAATATAAGCAAATCCTTTGTTTTGCTTAACCTCTCTATGTCTTTCTTCAATTCTGGTATGTATTCTTGAACATATGATACTGTTGCTGGGAAGCTTAGCTTTTtctgtaattaaaaaaaaaaaaataggttaaacACCTTATATATGGACAAGAAAGATTTGCATAAGCTGCGGCGGATCTAGGATTTTTAATTTTACAATCGAGGCTAAAGAGGATAGGTGTACCGAGTCCGAGGCGGCCTTGTCTAACCTTGCAACTAAGGCATgtatcacaacaataacaataacatattcagtgTAATTTCACAATTGAGGCGGAAGATGATAGAGTGTACTCAGACCTTATCTGACCTTGCAACTAAGATATgtacaataacaataatatattcagtgtAATTTCATAAATCGAGGCTGAAGAGGATAGGGTGTACCTAGACCTTATCTAAACTTGCAACTAAGGCTTgtatcacaacaataacaataacatattcgATCAGTGTAATTTCACAATTGAGGCTGAGGAAGATAGATTGTACTCAGACCTTATCTGACCTTGCAATTAAGGTAtgtacaataacaataacaataacatattcgGTGTAATTTCACAAATCGAAGCTAAAAAGGATAGAGTGTACCTAGGCCTTACCTGACCTCGCAACTAAGACATGTATTGacaaggggtcgtttggtaggaggGATAAAGATATATAATCTCGAGATTAATTTAGAAGAAGAGCTTATCTTATGTTTGATTGAGACAAAATGCATGGGATAACTCATATAGAGTGTACTCAGACCTTATTTGACCTTGCAACTAAGGTAtgtacaataacaataacaataacatatttgGTGTAATTTCACAAATTGAAGCTAAAGAGGATAGAGTGTACCTAGGCCTTACCTGACCTTGCAACTAAGACATGTATTGacaaggggtcgtttggtaggaggGATAAAGATATATAATCTCGAGATTAGTTTAGAAGAGGAGCTTATCTCATATTTGATTGAGACAAAATGCATGGGATAACTCATCTCGAGATTAGATATTTCGGAATTGTAGTGTTTTTCAAATCCCTTCTTGAAGGTCTGGATAACTAATCTCGGAataacttgttttccaaccaaATGATAAGTTTTTTTCGTTAAATGAACCTTATACAACACGAATCATAATTACTCAAGCTAGTAATTCTTGCATATATATCAGATAGttgtaaacaacaacaacataacaacaacatattcGGTGAGATCCATTAGGAAGGTTTGGAGAAGGTAAACTATACACAGACCTTACTACTATCTCTAGTGatagaggttgttttcaatagaacCCCGACACAAAACAAAAACAGTCTAGATAACACGTAATACCGATAATGCGAAATTAAACAAGTAACAGAAACACAagactaccacaaaataataccaAATTGATCTATTCGAAAACAACAAATTAAACTTTGTATTTTATGACAATAAGTTCTTATAGAGTTGTACCTTTTGATGATGCTTAGCAATAGGAGGAAGCAAAGAACGAAGAGTAGAATAAAGAAagttcattttctttcttctattacgTTCACTTGCATTATGATTTAGTTTCTTCTCCATTAATGACCTTTCTACCCCTACCTCAACATCaaattcattttctttcaaaCATTGTTGATGATCATGAGATGAAGGAAAATAATGATCAACAATATTATCAATACATAAAGTTTGAGACTGAGGCgtagttattattgtatgaaGATCATCATAGTAAAGTGGTTCTTCAAAGGACCATTGAGTATTCATAGTTGGAAAAATattagaagaagaaaaggatatCATTTTTAATATAAGGTTTGATTAAGGAGAAATGATTTTAGTAGATTTCCTAGGTATTGAAATTGGGAGATTGATGGCTATCTTTGAGTATTTATACAAATTGTTTGACATTTATTAAATTGAAAAACGAATTTATATTAGTTTAATGTGGAAATAATTGCACTTTTGATCTCTCGATTATTAGTAAATTTGAATGTTAGTCCTTGTAATATCTGGTTAAGTATATCTAACTGTCGGATAAGTAAAATGTGTATTTTTGGTCTCGGTATAAAGTGAATGTTTGATACGTAGACAAGTTTTTAGAACTATATTACAATGAAATTTGGAGTTTCAACTCGATTTAACACATTGTTAGTTGAGTGGTTAACGCGGATAATTTATAGTCAGAGAGATTATATATAGTCGCGTACTAATTAATTAAAGGTTAAACATACAACACCATACAcagtataatttcacaaatatgaaATGCGATCTAAAAGGTGATGTATACGTAAACCTTACCCCTACTTATAAAAGTAGAGAGACAATTGAAAGTTAAATATGCTTTACACAATATTACAAGGACCGACattataatttatcaatatttgaGGGACTAAAAATGCCAATTTATCTAGTTAATCatggttgaatttttttttttttagttaaattaaacACAATGCTTGATGCAATTCGGTGCGTTTGATGTAGATTAATTACTTAATTACATTTGATATTAGATGCGCATGAATAAAAATGGTATCTTGCTCAGACTTGGGtaatgtacatacatatataatttatttttacttatataatAACATAACAAACGTAATCTCACAAGTAAGGTTAAAGGAGAATAACAAGTATAATACAACATCCAATGTAACTCGATAAGTGAGGAAGGTAGTGTGTATATAATCTTATTCGTATTTTCTGaagatagaaagtccattttcgATAGACGACCTTGACTCAagtaaaatatacaaaatcagacatgaaataaaatacaataatgaagaagttatattttaaaataaatagataaaagaaTAATAGTTATaacaaatcataataaataaattgaataaaatactaaaacaaaGGAATTCTTTCTATGACGCGGATCTTGTTTTAGTAGTTATCCAACAACTATGGAGTAAATAAGAATTGGAATAAATACCTAgctttcaaaactaaaattttaaacaaataattttGATTCCTAGAAACTTACAAATTTTCGGATACctaaaagcaagaaaaaaaaaaatcatatgttCAGATATATgacaataataagaagaagaaaaagaaacgaacttcttaaaaaatttaaatgaattgaAATAATATGTGAATAGAATCTAGTACAATTAGTTTTAATAAATTATCAGGTACttaataaattataagaaaatttattaattaaaatttagtaaAAGTTGAACGATTGGGACCTGTTATTTAGCTTATTTTAACTTGTACATTAGGTCCAAGTAACCTTTGAGCACGTAAATACGATCAACTCATTTATTAACTCAGCTCATTCTAATCCGATCCAATCCATTTCAGTCCAAATAGCCTATGAACGGATTAACAATCTGATCATATATTTGTTAGTTCAACCATTTTGACCGGTTGAAATTCAACTCAACTCGCTTATCTGATATCTGAATCTATCAATTAAATAACATTACATAAATTGAAACGAAAGGAATATACCTTGTGGAGATCAACAAAAAAGTGTGTGTGCATGCATGGATAACGCAGGCTCTCATATTACAAGCTCGAGCCAAAGTGTGTGTGTACCACTtaagttttttttcattttaaaaattctatatgtaacttacaattaatatttaattacttGCATATAATTAATTTGATTCCATCAGCTAGGaatcttttccattttttaattattctttgtTAGATCTTATAACCTATAGTTTAAATTAAAGAATTCTTTTTTTTCCTAGTTAAGTTGGTCCAACTATGATTAATGACAAACGACTAAAGAGATAATTAAGATGTGCTTGCATTTCAGACATTTCTCAATGAACTATACTTttgttaattttagtttttatttgtttgatctaCTTTTTTTAAGTCTGtacgtgtcaagtcaaaataagtCAAATAAAATGAAACTGAGGAAGGACTAGTTTTAGGACCTAATtgtaaataacataaacatacaccttaacttctcatatttacacaaatctccaTCCTTAcgaagaaattataaaaatctcaactaattatgtatcttcgttggatgtatcggggaGCTAGTTAGTTAGGTATCTCTACAGACCCAAAATTGAAaatgtatcggaagctaattatgtatctttacaaaggaaaaaagtgtatctttgttggatgtattatgtatctcgacagacccaaaatcgaaaaaaaatatatcgGAAGTTAAtgatgtatctttacaaaggaaaaaatatttctttattgaATGTATCGGTAGCTAATTATCTATCTCGACAAACCAAATCgaatttttcagtacttatacAAAATATCTGAATTTTCTGTAATTTTGCTCCAAACTATCGGGATTTATGGTTTTTTTCCCTTGTTAACTCAGATAGTTTTTGGGCTACTTGTTTTAAGTTAACAAACATGAATTTGGTTTACAATAACAAGCTTGTTTAAGAACGATAAGAACAACAAATTATACACCCTAAAATCCATATCTActatagtttttttatttttctggcAAACAATATAATCCCATCAACGTGGagcttaattacataaaatctcaaacattttgtataattattaaaaaattcaattttgggtCTATGAAAATGTATAATTAGTTTCTGATActtccaacgaagatacattttctCCTTTGTAAAGATAATAATTAGCTCCCTGTACATTTTTCGATTTTGAGTCTGTCTAGATATATAATAATAAGATACTGACATAACTAAGCCCCAGACATGGGTTTCAGGGCGTTTTGCAAGTAAATACTTTGAGGGTAGAGTTTATGTAGATTGTAATACTACTACATTAGAGGTTCGACAGggtcggcggggccatttgggtggtcaaacgggcgaaacggcacgaacgatccattttcgagccaaatcggtgggTGGACGGTTCTCGGGGTGGGCTCGGACACATtttgggccgaaaatcaaccggcGGCCCCCAGGCAGGCTGTGGAGCGGCCCTGGGTGGTCCGGCAGggtcggcggggccatttgggtggtcaaaccggtgaaacgacacgaacggaatgttttcaggccaaatcgatagGTGTTAGCCCATGGTTCTCGAGGTGGGCTCGGAATCCGGGCGCATTTTGGACCGAAAATCGACCGGTGCCCCCCAGGCGGGCTGTGGAGCGACCCTGGGTGGACCAGCGGGGTCCGTGGGGACATTcgggtggtcaaacaggagaaacggcgCAAACAAGCCATTTTCGAGGCAAATCATCGGGAGAGGTATTGAAATAAAAATGTCCATAACTCAAAAGCTGTGTCATAAATAAgtaactttaaatttaaattagcTACTGTTTCTGAAAAGCAATTTGAGGTAGGGAAGAAACTTAGGGAGCAATGGCAAATCTGCTAGGTTTACGCTCATTAGATCAAAAGCAATACAAGTTGTTTGCATACTCACTTCATCAAGTGCAGGTACTTTTGGATATCGTTGGCTGAAGTGCGTTAATATTACGCGGTATGCACCAGCAGAATCTCCCACTTCTATAGCTTCCTTTATTGTGCTGTGATTTCTCGCTATAGCCTCCTCCACCAGGCCATCCTCAAACGTCGCCTGCAGATAATGTACTAGCATGTTAATCGTAATAAACTTCCTTGTTCAACACGTATAGATACTGCACCAAAATGCTCACAATAGAATAGCCAGCTACATTTTGACACAAGGGGAAGTTGAGTTGCACTGACCTCGTGTATAAGTATCGTTGCACCAAGAGATGCTTCTATGACTTGTGAGCATGGCCTCGTGTCACCAGAATACACAACCTTCCATCCCGGTACTACTTTCCCGCGATTCAATCTTTCTGCTGATTCCAAGATTACACCGAACACCTCAGGACAGTGTACAACAGGGAAGCTGAAGAGTCTCACTAGCCCAGCCTCACTGAGAACTTTCTTTAACCACTTTAGCAATGTTATGTCATCAACTGGAGTGCTTAGCTTCATTCTTTTCGAACAGTGCGGCAGAAAACTGTCTTCGGCCTCCATGTCATCCCACTTAGACCCCATCGTGCTCTTACAGTCGAGGAACAGCATGTCTAGATCTTCTACATTTATATATTCCTTGTGAAACTCTCCAATCTGCTCTGGCCCGATAACCACTAGGGGTTCATGGGCTACTCCTTTAAACAAATCACGTCTTAAAGCAAGTATCCGTGCCAAACCTGCGTGGTTATCAGCATGTTAGGTATGGAACTCTAACAAAGTGATACTTCAAGTGTGTTAACTTCAGTTAGGTTTTCTTTTCTAATGTTCTTGCACATCTTTTCTTGTAAAAGATTTTGTTTCCTTCCAAAACCAGTCACTAATCCTCATAATGGGATAACTTAAgatgagttttgatatttctttctGCAGCTGTATTTTTGTACATCATTGCTATAGACATCGAATCCGAtattacacaataataataatctacacAAAAGTGGTTGTTGCAGTTATAACAACTAAGCCTCAAATCCAGGCAAGTTGAAGTTGGCTATGTGAATCCACATTATCTATGTTGTTTCATTCTGTCTTGATCCAATATGTTGAACACCATGTTTTTGCTTTATAATGGAGGCAATTTGTCCCTGAACTATTCAGAATGGGACAATTTCTTTCATGTCTCGTCCAAAAGTTTGCCCTCTCCGTTAACCAGACAGTTTGAAAATAATCTTCTTACCAATGCTTGCTCCAACTCCGATAAGAACCACAACTAAAACAAGGGAAAATCGACCAATGTTGTCACCGAATAGGACTAGATCAAACTATTACCATCTGTCAATATTTACACTGATATTTCTAAGTATAAGTTAACCAAATAGAGTAGTAACTTCTTCCTAAAACTTGATAAACCTATTAATCTATCATCTGTAATCACCGCGTTGCAATGGAGGTAAAGGCAAAGAAAGCCTGGTAGGCGACAAATCAACTTGGAAAATTTTTCCCTTAATTTTGCAGTGCCGTCTTCTATCTTATGGGTAATGATGATCTTCGACTCTTTATGTTCACACTCTTATTTTTCTTCCTCAAATTCCCGAGCTGAATCTTCAACAGATCAACTGCAATACTTCACCGCAATCACCTTTAATGATTGAATTTCAACTAAAATAAGGGGGATCTCTTTTAGTTTCTACAATTCCAGTAGCTCAAGTTTTGACAATGCTATATCAGAAATAGTAGTTCAGTGTATCTAGTTATTTCAAGAACTTAAGACGGAGTTCATGTAGTAGGAGTACATTGAAAAAACAAAGACATGTAAATCATGAAGAACGATCTatatgtatcacaataaacatcatgatgtttaattgaaATCCTCATAATGAAATACAATAATATAgtgtggaaaaagaaaaaaagctacTTGCCCACAATGAGTTTTGCCCTAGCATGACCTTCACCAATTTGGAAATTGTTCCCCAAACCAAAATGAGTCATCAACAACCAGACAAGAGTGACAAGCTGTCCTCCTTTGATAAGCTGTTTGCAATGGTTGTTGGCTTTGCAGTTAATAGCAGCATGGGACAGCATTTCAACCCATACTTTGCTTATTAGCTCCCATTTATCGATGCCATGACCAAGCTTGTCCAGCTTTTTGGCTAGACGACGTCCATCAAACAAGGCCGATTTACTTCTATCTCCCTTCACTTGCACTGGCCTGACCACCGCATTCACTCCAAGGATCGCTTTACAAGCTCTTTCATGTTTCTTCTCTCTACGGTTTTGGACTTGGCCATCCTCTTTATTTGGTGTTCCCTTTAGGCAGCTACAAGTAAAGAAATTATTGCAGCATTGCTCTCCTTGATCCTTATTAGTACTCGAGATTATGTTTCTGCTGCGGAAGAACTTTTCAGCTTCAGCACAAGTGTCTCTGTACCTAATCTGTCCGATTCCTGCCACAGCCGACATCATTGCAGGCTGCATCACAAGGAGATAGATCATGTAATCTGAAAGAATCTTTGACATCTCGCGGTAATTGGCAGGTGGTTTTTCCGGAGAACTCTTTGCTTTATCACCATCTATAACAATACTGTCATTACTGTAACAGAGTTCAGTAGCAATGTGCCATACCAGAAGGATCTCATCGAAATTAGACTCAGTAATATAAGGCAGCAGATGACT
Coding sequences:
- the LOC107844684 gene encoding transcription factor bHLH101-like, which encodes MISFSSSNIFPTMNTQWSFEEPLYYDDLHTIITTPQSQTLCIDNIVDHYFPSSHDHQQCLKENEFDVEVGVERSLMEKKLNHNASERNRRKKMNFLYSTLRSLLPPIAKHHQKKKLSFPATVSYVQEYIPELKKDIERLSKTKDLLILTISKKSNSLVQINHNYEQKLIMNGNSTSTTSISASPLCNGQILVQISTTQENDFPISKVLESLEEDGLILLNASSFKSFGDEIFHTLHFQVHIYYYVVWL
- the LOC107843876 gene encoding uncharacterized protein LOC107843876: MVNWKKIWDAWDIRVVILFSLTLQIILIFFAPLRKRVSTYYLTLPLWCSYLLVEWAANFAVGHISDSNKGNGNKSAGENKVEDVLVFWAAFLLVHLGGPDTISAFALEDNTLWHRHFLSLMTQGGAVAYVFFPTVSRNKLWIPAVLIYVSGVIKYGERIWALYLASLDRFRESIMKDPDPGPNYAKLMDEYSSKIAANLPTNIEMIHEYHGDLEAEKSVKRKTLSDVEIVEEAHYFFEKFKGLIVDLIFDFRQRNESRNFFLSLEAIDAFRVIEVELNFIYDVLFTKMIVANSYWGYVFRLICFLLEVAAAILFYRWDKRGLPRWEIGVSYILLLGALILDFSSFLMLLFSDWTAVALKKKGYVLPRLPMPFRWLSRRWAESVSQFNLINYCVRGRSKFMEFIYRWLGFIDVLNRIVYVKSQKFTAELREFIYEEIKNKSSLAEDLDTAKEIWLAKGDWTLRANSSSHLLPYITESNFDEILLVWHIATELCYSNDSIVIDGDKAKSSPEKPPANYREMSKILSDYMIYLLVMQPAMMSAVAGIGQIRYRDTCAEAEKFFRSRNIISSTNKDQGEQCCNNFFTCSCLKGTPNKEDGQVQNRREKKHERACKAILGVNAVVRPVQVKGDRSKSALFDGRRLAKKLDKLGHGIDKWELISKVWVEMLSHAAINCKANNHCKQLIKGGQLVTLVWLLMTHFGLGNNFQIGEGHARAKLIVGLARILALRRDLFKGVAHEPLVVIGPEQIGEFHKEYINVEDLDMLFLDCKSTMGSKWDDMEAEDSFLPHCSKRMKLSTPVDDITLLKWLKKVLSEAGLVRLFSFPVVHCPEVFGVILESAERLNRGKVVPGWKVVYSGDTRPCSQVIEASLGATILIHEATFEDGLVEEAIARNHSTIKEAIEVGDSAGAYRVILTHFSQRYPKVPALDEVSMQTTCIAFDLMSVNLADLPLLPKFLPYLKLLFRNSS